A single window of Syntrophus aciditrophicus SB DNA harbors:
- a CDS encoding cysteine dioxygenase family protein yields the protein MNLNEFVESFETLLKEQHLLDEQIRQGRILISQLTSSGSWFQDSLASLILDPKWRKTQKPSIWPNEITLYRSANPEFVILAYIWEPGMVDTIHDHGSWGVVGCLFGAMDEIKYHRLDDGSREGFANLSPHLPIVMNPGQSTGILPLDRGIHRLGNVAEGYSVTINVYGKSMRRGYIHFFYPDEMSVVPVYPHTTQKVALAIRSLADIDAPWANDLLHSALHEPLPDYLIRECHRALSRREGGKESAA from the coding sequence ATGAATCTGAATGAGTTTGTGGAGTCTTTTGAAACGTTGCTGAAGGAACAACATCTGCTGGATGAACAGATCAGGCAGGGCCGCATCCTGATTTCCCAATTGACGTCTTCGGGATCCTGGTTCCAGGATTCCCTTGCCAGTCTCATCCTGGACCCGAAGTGGCGGAAAACTCAGAAACCTTCCATCTGGCCCAATGAGATCACGTTATATCGAAGCGCAAATCCCGAATTTGTCATCCTTGCCTACATCTGGGAGCCGGGAATGGTGGACACCATTCATGATCATGGTTCCTGGGGCGTGGTGGGCTGCCTGTTCGGCGCGATGGACGAAATCAAGTATCACCGTCTCGATGATGGAAGTCGGGAAGGTTTCGCCAATCTGAGTCCTCATCTTCCGATCGTAATGAATCCAGGCCAGTCAACGGGAATCCTTCCCCTGGATCGGGGAATCCATCGCCTCGGAAATGTGGCGGAAGGATACAGTGTCACCATCAATGTCTACGGGAAATCAATGCGCCGGGGATATATTCACTTCTTTTATCCTGACGAAATGAGCGTGGTTCCGGTCTACCCTCATACAACACAGAAAGTGGCCCTGGCTATCCGTTCCCTGGCCGACATCGACGCCCCATGGGCGAACGACCTGCTCCATAGCGCCCTCCATGAACCGCTGCCGGATTATTTGATCAGGGAATGTCATCGCGCCCTTTCCCGACGGGAAGGAGGGAAAGAGTCAGCCGCTTGA
- a CDS encoding bifunctional riboflavin kinase/FAD synthetase produces the protein MKILRGYKGVSDEFKGAVATIGNFDGVHLGHQQIFRKIVQEARQCQSKSVVITFDPHPKSVLHPEKRPFYLLTTLDEKLKLIKSLEIDGVMLIPFSLEFSKTTATDFVCRILWEQLRIKKIFIGHDYTFGRGKEGNEEFLARYGKKLGFRVDVTNAVKVGDIIISSTRIRNAICDGDVRLAGSLLGRPYNLKGSVAGGYKRGTQLGFPTANLDPEKLLLPREGVYAVVVELNGKRYQGVLNIGRNPTFGNENLTVELHILDFSDDIYGEKLELFFIDRIREEIRFDNPESLADQIRSDVAQARTVLEPFFAGKNSASDPSSQDSSS, from the coding sequence ATGAAAATTCTCCGCGGCTATAAAGGCGTATCGGATGAGTTCAAGGGCGCGGTCGCGACAATCGGAAATTTTGATGGGGTCCATCTCGGACATCAGCAGATTTTCAGGAAGATTGTCCAGGAAGCAAGGCAGTGCCAGAGCAAATCCGTTGTCATCACTTTTGACCCCCATCCCAAGAGCGTCCTCCATCCGGAAAAACGTCCATTTTATCTGCTCACCACCCTGGATGAAAAATTGAAGCTGATTAAATCGCTGGAAATTGATGGCGTTATGCTGATTCCCTTTTCCCTCGAATTTTCAAAAACCACGGCAACAGATTTTGTTTGCCGGATCCTGTGGGAACAACTGCGGATCAAGAAAATCTTCATCGGCCACGATTACACATTCGGCAGGGGAAAGGAAGGAAATGAAGAATTTCTGGCCCGATACGGGAAAAAACTCGGTTTTCGGGTTGATGTCACCAATGCCGTCAAGGTAGGAGATATCATCATCAGCAGCACCCGGATCCGGAATGCGATCTGTGACGGCGATGTCAGACTGGCGGGCTCCCTGCTCGGCCGACCTTACAACCTGAAAGGCTCCGTAGCGGGCGGCTACAAGCGGGGCACACAGCTCGGTTTCCCAACTGCCAATCTGGATCCGGAAAAGCTCCTTCTGCCCCGGGAGGGCGTCTATGCCGTTGTTGTCGAACTGAACGGAAAACGCTATCAGGGCGTCCTGAATATCGGCCGCAATCCGACCTTCGGAAATGAAAACCTCACGGTGGAGCTGCACATCCTGGATTTTTCCGACGACATCTATGGAGAAAAGCTGGAACTCTTTTTCATTGACAGAATCCGGGAAGAAATCCGATTTGACAATCCGGAATCCCTGGCGGATCAGATCAGGAGCGATGTAGCCCAGGCCAGAACCGTGCTGGAGCCGTTTTTTGCCGGAAAAAATTCGGCTTCCGATCCGTCGTCCCAGGATTCATCCTCTTAG
- a CDS encoding acetate--CoA ligase family protein — MSSRAVGGERTSGVESMVDEKPKVTEQDCGRMPVAECRAIFEQAIRENRTYLMEHECKEILENMGIATTGFLVAGSEDEAVEMSNKLGYPVVLKIVSPDVVHKTDSGGVKLNLAGEDAVRQAYRAMVDTFKYQHIIGIAVQKMAAPGVEAIVGVTRDPSFGPVLMFGLGGIFVEVLKDVTFRVLPVTAQDIDEMIREIKGYPLLKGYRGKAVDIDALKTLLLKISDFIMAFPEVRELDLNPVFLYPSGNVAVDARMFVSTVPEKTSAARTGSAIEEIRKLFYPDSIAVIGATSAEGKLGYNVFRNLLFHKFSGKLYPINPKSDEVQGVKAYRNITEVPGPVDLAIVLVPAAAAIAAIEDCCRKGVKIIVVETAGFAETGEDGKAAQERIREIIRAHGCRLLGPNCSGVINTHVGNVQSIGLVDELGKGNIGMTAQAGVYAAGILTGLRHVMDFGIVATIGNKMDISETDILEYLGSDDHIDVVAMYMEDVKSGRRFIDVASEVTKKKPVIALKGGRTAAGTKVVSSHTASLAGNDEINSAAFRQSGIIRARDNEHMFGLLKAFARQPLPRGDGILVITYTGSLGVASTDTLYLNGMRLAELEPELKERLREIMPDYVTSMNPVDYSFSMDPEQLRKTIELGIASEDVGGLLVVLQGEILGSFVDTLKQIDYKGKPILSCVACKEFMMEDVIRMEKAGFPIYSTAEMAAEILATMYKYGQKKDRQAQP; from the coding sequence ATGAGTTCTCGGGCTGTTGGAGGAGAGCGAACTTCTGGTGTTGAAAGCATGGTGGACGAAAAGCCGAAAGTGACGGAGCAGGACTGCGGCAGGATGCCGGTGGCGGAATGCCGGGCCATTTTCGAACAGGCCATCCGGGAAAACCGCACGTACCTGATGGAACATGAATGCAAGGAAATTCTCGAAAATATGGGGATTGCCACGACGGGTTTTCTGGTTGCCGGTTCTGAAGATGAAGCGGTCGAAATGAGCAACAAGCTTGGATATCCCGTCGTGTTGAAAATTGTTTCTCCCGATGTTGTGCACAAAACCGATTCGGGCGGCGTTAAATTGAATCTTGCGGGTGAGGATGCAGTGCGCCAGGCCTATCGTGCTATGGTCGACACGTTCAAGTACCAGCATATCATTGGCATCGCCGTACAGAAGATGGCCGCACCGGGCGTCGAGGCGATTGTCGGTGTGACCCGCGACCCCAGCTTCGGGCCGGTTCTGATGTTCGGGCTCGGGGGGATCTTTGTGGAAGTCCTCAAGGATGTCACCTTCCGGGTGCTGCCCGTTACGGCTCAGGATATCGACGAAATGATCCGGGAAATCAAAGGATATCCCCTGTTGAAAGGCTATCGGGGGAAGGCTGTGGATATCGACGCCCTCAAGACTCTGCTGCTGAAGATTTCCGACTTCATCATGGCCTTTCCGGAAGTCCGGGAACTGGATCTCAATCCGGTCTTTCTCTATCCTTCGGGCAATGTAGCCGTCGACGCGCGGATGTTTGTCAGCACCGTACCGGAGAAGACCTCTGCGGCGAGGACGGGAAGTGCCATCGAAGAAATCCGGAAACTCTTCTATCCGGACAGCATCGCCGTCATCGGGGCGACAAGCGCCGAAGGGAAGCTCGGGTACAATGTGTTCCGCAATCTGCTGTTCCACAAATTTTCCGGGAAACTCTATCCCATCAACCCGAAAAGCGACGAGGTCCAGGGAGTCAAGGCCTATCGGAACATAACGGAAGTGCCCGGTCCCGTGGATCTGGCGATTGTCCTGGTTCCAGCCGCGGCAGCCATCGCGGCGATCGAGGACTGCTGCAGGAAGGGTGTGAAGATCATTGTTGTGGAAACGGCCGGATTTGCCGAAACAGGAGAGGACGGCAAGGCGGCGCAGGAGAGAATCCGGGAGATCATCAGGGCTCATGGCTGTCGTCTGCTGGGACCCAACTGTTCCGGCGTCATCAATACGCATGTTGGTAATGTCCAGTCCATCGGCCTTGTAGATGAACTAGGAAAGGGGAACATCGGGATGACTGCCCAGGCCGGCGTTTACGCGGCGGGAATTCTCACCGGACTGCGTCACGTCATGGATTTCGGCATTGTCGCCACCATTGGAAACAAAATGGACATCAGCGAGACGGACATTCTCGAGTATCTGGGCAGTGACGATCATATTGATGTCGTGGCCATGTACATGGAGGATGTGAAAAGCGGCAGACGGTTTATCGATGTAGCCAGCGAGGTTACGAAAAAGAAACCGGTCATCGCCTTGAAGGGTGGACGTACGGCGGCAGGGACGAAAGTCGTTTCCTCCCATACGGCCTCCCTGGCAGGCAACGATGAAATCAACAGCGCCGCCTTCCGGCAGAGCGGGATTATCCGGGCAAGGGACAATGAACACATGTTCGGTTTGCTCAAAGCCTTTGCCCGGCAGCCCCTCCCCCGAGGGGACGGCATCCTGGTGATCACTTACACCGGTTCGCTGGGGGTTGCCTCTACGGATACGCTCTACCTCAATGGAATGCGGCTGGCTGAACTGGAACCGGAGCTGAAAGAGCGTCTGCGGGAAATTATGCCGGATTATGTCACCTCCATGAACCCCGTTGATTATTCCTTCAGCATGGATCCGGAGCAATTGCGAAAAACGATTGAGCTCGGCATTGCCAGCGAGGATGTGGGTGGTCTGCTCGTAGTCCTGCAGGGTGAAATCCTGGGATCGTTTGTGGATACCTTGAAGCAGATTGATTATAAGGGCAAGCCCATTCTGAGCTGCGTGGCCTGCAAGGAATTCATGATGGAAGACGTCATTCGAATGGAAAAGGCGGGTTTTCCGATATATTCCACTGCGGAAATGGCGGCGGAGATCCTTGCGACCATGTATAAGTATGGTCAGAAAAAAGATCGACAAGCACAACCCTAG
- a CDS encoding NUDIX domain-containing protein gives MVKRAKSRQGVKNMPTHAGSVTYRKEQDKILYLIISSSDGVHWVLPKGHIEPDESPEEAALRELREEAGIVGEIVNKLPLQSFDVAGKPVTVQYFLIKSSGYCPAHEQRLIRWKDQASSLELLSFANTRMILLEGSKRLKNL, from the coding sequence ATGGTAAAAAGAGCAAAATCGCGACAGGGGGTAAAGAACATGCCGACCCATGCCGGAAGTGTCACTTATCGTAAGGAACAGGACAAAATCCTCTATCTCATTATTTCTTCATCCGATGGTGTACATTGGGTGCTGCCGAAAGGCCATATAGAGCCCGATGAGTCACCTGAAGAGGCCGCTTTGAGAGAGTTGAGAGAGGAAGCAGGAATTGTGGGCGAAATTGTTAATAAACTCCCGCTTCAATCTTTTGACGTTGCCGGGAAACCGGTCACTGTACAATATTTTCTCATCAAGTCTTCAGGATATTGTCCGGCACATGAGCAAAGATTGATCCGATGGAAAGATCAAGCTTCCTCCCTTGAGCTGCTATCCTTTGCAAATACCCGAATGATTCTGCTTGAGGGATCTAAAAGACTCAAAAACCTGTAA
- a CDS encoding sigma 54-interacting transcriptional regulator: protein MIYPPDSSRGSDRTLKSEEIADLVLNSINYGILAVDRKGMISACNAVARKFLDIDGQLIGNPVASVPQASELLDFIHSNPQHHHERRITFQGRTLCVHSISGSDDETVILLRDATVSDKIRAELKSCKKLNKELEGIIASSHDGILITDGEGNVLKINDALLRITELTREHFLGHKMESLHENGHFHAESIESRARKEQKTVTGIQKIRTGKEVMVTSTPMFDDQGNILRMVTNARDMSEIINLQEQLAQSREVSSRLQTEFNRMLEDDLRANEMITESPTMYRIIEMSRRIAGSEVTVLIQGESGVGKEVLAKLIHVWSKRRGAFIKVNCGAIPQHLLESELFGYNRGAFTGANREGKPGIFELAAEGTLFLDEIEDLPLDLQVKFLQVVQDRAFIRLGGTRVIKLDVRFIAASNRELNKLVAERKFREDLFYRLNVVPITIPPLRQRKEDVPLLVNHFLNRYNAKYGVEKTMAPALLSNFMNYPWPGNIRELKNMIERLVITCSGNIIDVEAMGTKLNISSRNLTDQTVAPEAGHKEEPLSTLKEVVEEAEKNILSGALKKYRNSRQIGRVLGISHTAVLKKLKKYHLAG, encoded by the coding sequence ATGATTTACCCGCCTGATTCCTCCCGTGGGAGCGACAGGACTTTAAAAAGCGAAGAAATCGCTGATCTTGTTCTCAATTCCATCAATTACGGAATCCTTGCTGTTGACCGCAAAGGAATGATTTCTGCGTGCAATGCCGTCGCACGGAAATTTCTGGATATCGATGGGCAGCTCATCGGAAATCCCGTCGCATCAGTGCCGCAGGCCTCTGAACTGCTGGATTTCATCCATTCCAATCCACAACACCATCATGAGCGAAGGATCACCTTCCAAGGCAGAACTCTTTGCGTGCACTCCATCTCCGGATCGGATGACGAAACAGTGATCCTGCTGCGGGATGCAACGGTATCAGATAAAATCAGGGCGGAATTAAAATCCTGTAAGAAATTGAACAAGGAGCTGGAAGGCATCATCGCCTCATCCCATGATGGCATTCTTATTACCGACGGTGAGGGAAATGTTCTGAAAATCAACGATGCTCTGTTACGGATAACCGAACTGACCCGGGAGCATTTTCTCGGCCACAAAATGGAATCTCTTCATGAAAACGGCCATTTTCATGCTGAATCCATTGAAAGCCGGGCGCGGAAAGAACAAAAGACTGTCACCGGCATACAGAAAATTCGAACCGGGAAGGAAGTCATGGTTACCTCCACACCCATGTTTGATGACCAGGGGAATATCCTGAGGATGGTGACCAACGCGAGAGACATGTCGGAGATCATCAATCTGCAGGAACAGCTTGCCCAGTCGCGGGAGGTGAGCAGCCGCCTTCAGACGGAGTTCAACAGGATGCTTGAAGACGATTTGCGCGCCAATGAGATGATCACCGAAAGTCCGACCATGTACAGGATCATCGAAATGTCCAGGCGGATCGCCGGCAGTGAGGTGACGGTTTTAATCCAGGGAGAATCGGGAGTCGGCAAGGAAGTGCTTGCCAAGCTGATCCATGTCTGGAGCAAAAGACGCGGTGCTTTCATCAAGGTCAATTGCGGTGCAATCCCCCAGCATCTGCTGGAATCGGAACTCTTTGGATACAACCGGGGCGCCTTTACCGGGGCAAACCGAGAAGGCAAACCGGGTATTTTCGAACTGGCAGCGGAAGGGACACTTTTTCTTGATGAAATCGAAGATTTGCCTCTGGATCTGCAGGTCAAGTTTCTTCAGGTCGTACAGGACCGTGCTTTTATCCGTCTGGGAGGGACAAGAGTCATCAAACTGGATGTTCGCTTCATTGCCGCCAGCAACAGGGAGTTGAACAAGCTGGTTGCGGAACGGAAGTTTCGGGAAGACCTCTTCTATCGCCTCAACGTTGTGCCGATTACCATTCCTCCCCTCAGGCAGCGTAAGGAGGATGTTCCTTTATTGGTCAATCATTTTCTGAATCGATATAATGCCAAGTACGGCGTGGAAAAAACCATGGCTCCCGCCTTGCTGAGCAATTTCATGAATTATCCCTGGCCGGGCAATATCAGGGAACTGAAAAACATGATTGAGCGGCTGGTCATCACCTGTTCCGGCAATATAATCGATGTTGAAGCCATGGGGACAAAGCTGAATATTTCCTCCCGGAATCTGACTGATCAAACTGTGGCTCCGGAGGCCGGTCACAAGGAAGAGCCCTTGTCCACATTGAAAGAGGTTGTGGAAGAGGCGGAAAAAAATATATTGTCCGGGGCATTGAAAAAATACAGGAATTCCCGTCAAATCGGCCGGGTGCTGGGGATTTCTCATACCGCGGTTTTAAAAAAACTGAAAAAGTATCACCTTGCAGGCTGA
- a CDS encoding benzoate-CoA ligase family protein has translation MAKLYPEEFYNSADWFVDRHVREGRGDNICAYTDKGNYTYRDIQKMANKMANMFKDLDIRMGDRIIMLVLDTPWFYSTFWGAVKMGAVPVPSSTMLTPADYEYYLNDSQARTLVVSSRLLPVVNQIEELRFLKNMIVVDDDGVFSTPYQQIYASASDEFQTVFTSADDVAFWLYTSGTTGGPKGAVHSQSDMQYSAEAYGKHILEITEKDICYSAARLFFTYGLGNAMFFPMSVGAAAVLNPDPPAPAHVFRLIKTYKATLFFGVPTLFGQMLITQDKIDAEKGAGADPKDHDLVSLRACPSAGEALPPDLYHKFKARYGVEILDGPGSTEMLHIYLSNKLGDVKPGSSGKPVPGYEEKIMDEEGKNELPDGEVGNLWIKGRSSLRYYWRKRDKTAATVIGEWVNSGDKYYKDAEGYYWPSGRADDMLKVGGIWVSPLEVENCLREHASVMECAVVGAMDEENLVKPKAFVVLNQGFAQSPELEKELKQWVLDRLAKFKYPRWIVFIDSLPKTATGKIQRFKLR, from the coding sequence ATGGCAAAGTTATACCCGGAGGAATTTTACAACTCAGCAGATTGGTTTGTAGACAGGCACGTCAGGGAGGGACGCGGCGACAATATTTGCGCTTATACGGACAAGGGCAATTACACCTATCGTGACATCCAGAAAATGGCCAACAAGATGGCTAACATGTTCAAGGATCTGGATATCCGGATGGGCGACCGAATCATCATGCTTGTTCTGGACACCCCTTGGTTTTATTCCACTTTCTGGGGTGCGGTAAAGATGGGGGCTGTCCCTGTCCCTTCCAGCACCATGCTTACGCCCGCCGACTATGAATATTACCTGAATGACAGCCAGGCGAGGACGCTTGTTGTTTCATCGAGACTTCTGCCGGTCGTCAATCAGATCGAAGAACTTCGTTTCCTTAAGAATATGATTGTTGTCGATGATGACGGTGTATTTTCCACGCCTTACCAGCAGATATATGCCTCAGCATCGGATGAATTTCAAACCGTGTTTACCTCGGCGGATGATGTTGCCTTCTGGCTTTATACATCCGGCACGACCGGCGGTCCGAAGGGGGCGGTTCATTCGCAGTCCGATATGCAGTACAGTGCTGAAGCTTATGGAAAGCATATCCTCGAGATTACGGAAAAGGACATCTGCTACTCGGCAGCTCGACTCTTTTTCACCTACGGCCTCGGCAATGCCATGTTCTTCCCCATGTCTGTCGGCGCCGCGGCTGTCCTGAACCCGGATCCCCCCGCTCCAGCCCATGTGTTCAGGTTGATCAAGACCTACAAGGCAACATTGTTCTTCGGCGTTCCAACGCTGTTCGGCCAGATGCTGATTACCCAGGATAAAATTGACGCGGAGAAGGGCGCTGGAGCTGACCCCAAGGATCATGATCTGGTGTCGCTCCGAGCCTGTCCGTCTGCCGGCGAGGCGCTTCCCCCCGATCTGTACCATAAGTTCAAGGCCCGCTACGGCGTGGAAATCCTTGACGGACCGGGTTCAACGGAAATGCTCCATATCTATCTGTCCAACAAGCTGGGCGACGTCAAACCAGGTTCCAGTGGAAAGCCTGTCCCCGGCTATGAAGAGAAGATCATGGATGAAGAAGGCAAAAATGAACTGCCTGACGGTGAAGTCGGAAACCTCTGGATCAAAGGGAGGAGTTCACTCCGTTATTACTGGAGAAAGAGAGACAAGACAGCCGCTACCGTCATCGGTGAGTGGGTCAATTCTGGTGACAAGTATTACAAGGATGCGGAAGGGTACTACTGGCCGTCAGGCCGGGCCGACGACATGCTGAAAGTCGGCGGCATCTGGGTGTCCCCGCTGGAAGTGGAAAACTGCCTGAGAGAGCATGCATCCGTCATGGAATGTGCCGTGGTAGGCGCCATGGACGAAGAGAATCTGGTGAAACCGAAGGCCTTCGTCGTCCTCAATCAGGGGTTTGCACAGTCTCCGGAACTCGAAAAGGAATTGAAACAGTGGGTTCTCGACCGGCTGGCCAAATTCAAGTATCCGCGATGGATCGTGTTCATTGATTCACTCCCCAAAACTGCGACCGGGAAGATCCAGCGTTTCAAACTTCGTTAA
- a CDS encoding benzoate-CoA ligase family protein, whose product MAVYTEEFYNSVNYFIDRHIEEGRGDKICAYTDKGNYTYRDMQKMVNKMANMFRKLDIRIGDRVIMLVFDTPWFFSTFWGAVRIGAVPVPSNTMLTSDDYQYYLNDSQARTLVISEKLLPLIKGIKGELRYLRDVIVVDDDGEFSTPYQQMYAQASEEAETAFTTKDDVAFWQYTSGTTGAPKGAVHSHSDMQYVAEAYGKHVLGMTENDVCYSAARLFFAYGIGNGMVYPLSVGAASVLNPDPPTPERAFRLNSTYKVTLFFGIPTLFGQMLEYKVKQEKEAGITPDPKAPHELSSVRACPSAGEALPPDLYHRFKERFGVEILDGPGSTEMLHIYLSNTLGDVKAGSSGKVVPGYEAKIVGEEGETLPDGEIGTLWVKGDSSLRYYWRKKEKTASTIIGGWVNTGDKYYRDKDGYFWPSGRADDMLKVGGIWVSPLEVENCLREHPAVLETAVIGAEDEKNLVKPKAFVVLKQGFAPSPELEKELKQWVLDRLAKFKYPRWIVFMDELPKTATGKIQRFKLR is encoded by the coding sequence ATGGCGGTCTATACAGAAGAGTTTTATAATTCCGTCAATTATTTTATCGACAGGCATATCGAGGAAGGACGTGGCGACAAGATCTGCGCTTACACGGATAAGGGCAACTACACATATCGCGATATGCAGAAAATGGTCAACAAGATGGCCAACATGTTCAGGAAGCTGGACATCAGGATAGGCGACAGGGTGATCATGCTGGTTTTTGACACTCCCTGGTTTTTTTCCACGTTCTGGGGCGCTGTCAGGATAGGAGCCGTTCCTGTTCCTTCCAACACCATGCTCACATCTGACGATTACCAGTATTACCTGAACGACAGCCAGGCAAGAACACTTGTCATTTCAGAAAAACTTCTCCCTTTAATCAAGGGCATTAAGGGCGAACTGCGTTATCTCAGGGATGTGATCGTTGTCGATGATGATGGAGAATTTTCCACTCCTTATCAGCAGATGTATGCCCAGGCATCCGAGGAAGCGGAAACCGCGTTCACCACCAAAGACGATGTCGCCTTCTGGCAATACACCTCCGGCACCACCGGCGCTCCAAAGGGTGCGGTCCATTCCCATTCCGACATGCAGTACGTCGCGGAAGCTTATGGCAAGCACGTTCTCGGGATGACGGAAAATGACGTCTGCTACTCGGCCGCTCGACTCTTTTTCGCTTACGGCATCGGCAACGGCATGGTCTATCCGCTGAGCGTAGGGGCTGCGTCCGTCCTGAACCCGGATCCCCCCACTCCGGAACGGGCATTCCGGCTGAACAGCACTTATAAGGTAACGCTCTTCTTCGGCATTCCGACCCTTTTCGGACAGATGCTGGAATACAAGGTGAAGCAGGAAAAAGAGGCAGGAATCACGCCGGATCCCAAGGCGCCGCATGAACTTTCATCTGTCAGGGCCTGCCCGTCCGCAGGCGAGGCGCTTCCTCCCGATCTTTACCACAGGTTCAAGGAACGCTTTGGTGTAGAGATTCTCGATGGTCCGGGATCAACAGAGATGCTTCATATCTATCTTTCCAATACACTGGGCGACGTCAAGGCCGGCTCCAGCGGGAAGGTTGTCCCCGGTTACGAAGCCAAGATTGTCGGTGAAGAAGGCGAGACGCTGCCTGATGGTGAAATCGGGACGCTCTGGGTGAAGGGTGACAGTTCACTCCGTTATTACTGGAGGAAGAAGGAAAAAACAGCCAGCACGATCATCGGCGGATGGGTCAACACGGGTGACAAGTATTACAGGGATAAAGACGGGTACTTCTGGCCGTCAGGACGGGCCGACGACATGCTCAAAGTCGGCGGCATCTGGGTGTCCCCGCTGGAAGTGGAAAACTGTCTGAGAGAGCATCCCGCGGTTCTGGAAACCGCCGTTATCGGAGCGGAAGACGAAAAGAATCTCGTAAAACCAAAGGCCTTCGTCGTCCTCAAACAAGGTTTCGCGCCATCTCCGGAACTCGAAAAGGAATTGAAACAGTGGGTTCTCGACCGGCTGGCCAAATTCAAATATCCACGCTGGATTGTTTTCATGGATGAACTTCCCAAGACGGCCACCGGAAAGATTCAGCGTTTCAAACTCCGCTGA
- a CDS encoding YjbQ family protein produces the protein MVPSSLFYEHDQRWGDGNGFSHVRAALMKPSLTIPLVQGKPTLGTWQQIVFLDFDNHGRHREILVQIIGD, from the coding sequence ATTGTTCCGTCCAGCCTGTTTTATGAACATGACCAACGCTGGGGAGACGGCAACGGATTTTCTCATGTCCGGGCAGCATTGATGAAACCTTCCCTGACGATTCCTCTAGTTCAAGGGAAACCAACTCTGGGAACATGGCAGCAGATTGTATTTCTGGATTTTGACAATCACGGGAGGCATCGGGAAATCCTTGTGCAAATCATCGGTGATTAA
- a CDS encoding isochorismatase family protein, producing the protein MDKNRYSAFRGTVLDEMLTSCGFEEIIITGVMTNCCCETTARDVFMRDYRVFFVSDATATVNEDLHLSTLKNLAFAFAHVLDTESLCRWVDENF; encoded by the coding sequence ATTGATAAAAACCGTTACAGCGCTTTCCGGGGAACGGTTCTCGATGAAATGTTAACGTCCTGCGGTTTTGAAGAGATTATCATCACGGGAGTCATGACGAACTGCTGCTGCGAGACGACTGCCCGGGATGTCTTCATGCGGGATTATCGGGTCTTTTTTGTTTCGGATGCAACGGCGACGGTAAACGAGGATCTGCATCTTTCGACGTTGAAGAATCTTGCCTTTGCCTTTGCTCATGTTCTGGATACGGAAAGCCTGTGCCGATGGGTGGATGAAAATTTTTAG
- a CDS encoding flavodoxin family protein — protein sequence MKKILVIYHSQEHGNTRTLALAVAEAIRDAGGEVQIINTNEQRVSPEEFLSSDALAIGTPDYYSFPAGTIKTFFDDLYLWNKAGKPVKGKPAVLFMTHGGGGRAKQPFEGFADRFFQRIGETVSSVGPVSEEAKKRCSDLGKELLLRISAS from the coding sequence ATGAAAAAAATTTTAGTCATCTATCACAGTCAGGAGCACGGCAACACCAGGACTCTGGCTCTGGCCGTAGCCGAGGCAATACGGGATGCCGGCGGGGAAGTTCAAATCATCAACACAAACGAACAGCGGGTAAGTCCGGAAGAATTTCTGTCCTCCGATGCCTTGGCTATCGGCACCCCGGACTATTATTCCTTTCCGGCAGGTACGATCAAGACGTTCTTTGACGACCTTTATCTCTGGAACAAAGCGGGGAAGCCCGTCAAGGGAAAACCTGCGGTCCTTTTCATGACTCATGGAGGCGGCGGACGGGCAAAACAACCGTTCGAGGGGTTTGCTGACCGTTTCTTTCAGCGGATAGGAGAAACGGTATCGAGCGTCGGTCCAGTCAGTGAAGAGGCAAAGAAGCGCTGTTCCGACCTGGGAAAAGAACTTCTGTTAAGAATTTCGGCATCCTGA